CGCAAATGGGGGCCGGCTGCCCCCCGATGGACGCGGATTCGCTCGTGACCCGGGTCGCCAATCGGGGCGGCGGTACCGACAAGAGTCCGTCCGCCGAAGAGCCCTGCGACCTGAGTTTCTTGCTTCCCCCCACGCGGGCCGATTCACTCGGCCGGATCGGGCACTACGAGGTGCTCCAGATCCTCGGTAGGGGCGGGTTCGGGATCGTCTTCCGGGCGTTCGACGACGTGCTCCACCGCGTGGTCGCACTCAAGGTACTCGCTCCGGCGCTCGCCACCACTTCGCCGGCCCGCAAGCGGTTCTTGCGCGAGGCTCGGTCGTTCGCGCAGGTCCGCCACGAGAACGTCGTTCAGATCTACGCCATTGAGGAGCGCCCGCTACCGTACCTCGTGATGGAGTACATCCCGGGCGAGACGCTCCAACAGCGTCTCGCCCGCACCGGACCTCTTGAGGAACCGGAGATCGTGCGCTTCGGCCGGCAAATGGCCGAGGGACTGGCCGCGGCTCACGCCACCGGGCTTATTCACCGGGACGTGACGCCTGGCAACGTGCTCATCGAAGCCGGCCCCCAGGAGCGAGTGAAGATCACCGACTTCGGGCTGGCGCGCGCGGCCGACGACGCGAGCATCTCGCAGAGCGGGGTCGTTGCCGGTACCCCGTTGTACATGGCCCCGGAACAGGCGCGAGGTGAACCCCTCGACCACCGGGCTGACCTGTTCAGCCTCGGGAGCGTGTTGTACACCCTGACCACGGGCCGCCCGCCGTTCCGCGCCGCGGCCACGTTCGCGGTCCTGAAGCGAGTGATCGAGGACGCCCCGCGGCCGATCCGGGACGTGGTCCCCGAAGCCCCTCAGTGGCTCGCGGACGTGATCGCCAAGTTGCACGCGAAAGATCCTGACGACCGGTTCCAGTCGGCCGGCGAAGTGTCCGCTGCCCTCGCCGATAGCGGCGCGCCCTCCGAGGGCGCGCCGCTCCGCCGGAGCCGGTTCGCCTCCGGGCGCTTCGGCCGGCGGAAATGGGTTGTGGTCGCGGCCCTCCTGCTTCCCGTTTTCGCACTGGCCCTCGTCGAAAGCACCGGCCTAACGCACTGGCTGCACCGCCCGCAGGTGCCCGGTTCGGTGAAGAACGGCGCGGAGGGCGACGGCCCACCGAACCCGAATCCGCCCGAGTTCACCAACACACTGGGGATGAAGTTCAAGCGCATTCCGTTGGGCCGGTTCCGGATGGGATCACCCGCGGGAGAAGTGGACCGGTGTCTCAGCGAGTTCGCGGAGGGGAGCACCAAGTTCCAGGCGCTGCGCAAGAAGCACGAAGGGAAGTTCGAGGAGGAGCGCCTGCCGGCCGAAGCGCCGGCGCACGAAGTCGCGATCGCGCGGCCGTTTTACATGGGCGCCACGGAGGTCACGGCCGGGCAGTTCCGGCGGTTCGTGGAGGAGAAGGGCTACAGCGCGGGCGACGAGGGCTGGAAGGTTCCCGGCTTAGACGAGCCTGACAACTGCCCGGTGACATACGTGTCCTGGTACAACGCCGTGGACTTCTGCACCTGGCTGAGCGCGAAGGAGGGAAAGACGTACCGTTTGCCCACGGAAGCCGAGTGGGAGTATTGTTGCCGGGCCGGGAAATCGGGGGCGCGGTACTGCTTCGGTGACGACGACGACCAGTTGGAGCACTACGCCTGGTACGACAAGAACAGTACGCGCGGTGAGGGCACCTTGAACCGGACGAACCGCGTGGCGCGACTGAAGCCGAACGCATGGGGCCTCTGCGACATGCACGGCAACGCCTGGGAGTGGTGCCAGGACAGTTACGATCCGAATTACTACAAGAACAGCCCGATGAACGATCCGCCGGGGGGCGCGGGCGCCAACCGCGTGCTCCGCGGCGGATCGTGGTACTGGGCGCCCGAGTTCTGCCGCTCC
This region of Gemmata massiliana genomic DNA includes:
- a CDS encoding bifunctional serine/threonine-protein kinase/formylglycine-generating enzyme family protein; the protein is MTEEEVFLAALDLADPGELAAYLERACGGDAALRLQVEELLAAHFKEGAFLDEPIGAQMGAGCPPMDADSLVTRVANRGGGTDKSPSAEEPCDLSFLLPPTRADSLGRIGHYEVLQILGRGGFGIVFRAFDDVLHRVVALKVLAPALATTSPARKRFLREARSFAQVRHENVVQIYAIEERPLPYLVMEYIPGETLQQRLARTGPLEEPEIVRFGRQMAEGLAAAHATGLIHRDVTPGNVLIEAGPQERVKITDFGLARAADDASISQSGVVAGTPLYMAPEQARGEPLDHRADLFSLGSVLYTLTTGRPPFRAAATFAVLKRVIEDAPRPIRDVVPEAPQWLADVIAKLHAKDPDDRFQSAGEVSAALADSGAPSEGAPLRRSRFASGRFGRRKWVVVAALLLPVFALALVESTGLTHWLHRPQVPGSVKNGAEGDGPPNPNPPEFTNTLGMKFKRIPLGRFRMGSPAGEVDRCLSEFAEGSTKFQALRKKHEGKFEEERLPAEAPAHEVAIARPFYMGATEVTAGQFRRFVEEKGYSAGDEGWKVPGLDEPDNCPVTYVSWYNAVDFCTWLSAKEGKTYRLPTEAEWEYCCRAGKSGARYCFGDDDDQLEHYAWYDKNSTRGEGTLNRTNRVARLKPNAWGLCDMHGNAWEWCQDSYDPNYYKNSPMNDPPGGAGANRVLRGGSWYWAPEFCRSAFRHYVSPDLRYYDVGFRVVLVSE